One Salvia splendens isolate huo1 chromosome 12, SspV2, whole genome shotgun sequence genomic window carries:
- the LOC121757173 gene encoding uncharacterized protein LOC121757173 isoform X2 — MKTCYFLDFLGPKGFPLELSRRTSSTVLGFDHRKSVLSQISSREDSDPNISIHVNIEKSSSTAVYEYFSAKLSDTRSYQIDNMSLLNHDDQERMEMILKYVEAGDLRQWNLPNIKAFYIGIREFRSKLNCITNPLMYQQLTEICSEDLIIRGNTYLSNRQTEASKLLNKVFRVKLGRGFYGECLGIRAEGNSDFSDEMGKELSQMSAAAGLRPIGAVVYMQRNNLKMCLRTIDSGTDTSEIAKAYGGGGFPSSSSFIIRMDEYNKWRSALPSPIR, encoded by the exons AACATCATCCAC GGTCCTTGGTTTTGATCACCGGAAATCAGTGCTTTCCCAAATTTCTTCAAGGGAAGATTCTGATCCGAATATTTCAATTCATGTAAATATTGAGAAGAGTAGCTCCACTGCTGTGTATGAATATTTCTCTGCTAAACTCTCAGATACTAGATCTTATCAG ATTGATAATATGAGCCTGCTAAACCATGATGACCAAGAACGCATGGAGATGATTCTCAAATATGTTGAAGCTGGAGATCTACGACAATGGAATTTACCCAACATTAAAGCCTTTTATATTGGAATAAGAGAATTCCGATCGAAATTAAACTGCATCACTAACCCACTCATGTATCAACAG TTAACAGAGATTTGCTCTGAAGACTTGATCATCAGGGGAAACACCTATCTTTCTAATCGACAGACAGAAGCAAGTAAACTGCTGAATAAAGTATTCAGGGTTAAGTTGGGCCGAGGCTTTTATGGCGAATGTCTG GGGATTAGAGCTGAAGGGAATTCAGATTTCAGTGATGAAATGGGCAAGGAACTTAGCCAAATGAGTGCAGCAGCTGGGCTAAG GCCAATTGGAGCAGTCGTTTACATGCAGAGGAACAATCTAAAAATGTGCCTGAGAACTATAGACAGCGGTACCGATACATCCGAAATTGCTAAG GCATACGGTGGTGGTGGTTTCCCAAGTTCCAGTTCCTTTATTATTCGTATGGATGAATATAACAAGTGGCGTTCAGCATTGCCGTCACCAATAAGATAA